From a single Aestuariibius sp. HNIBRBA575 genomic region:
- the rpmB gene encoding 50S ribosomal protein L28: protein MSRRCELTGKGPMSGNNVSHAKNRTKRRFLPNLQDITLQSEVLGRSFKLRISNAALRTVDHRGGLDAFMAKAKDAELSDTALKIKKEISKAQAAAA, encoded by the coding sequence ATGTCGCGTCGTTGCGAACTGACTGGAAAAGGCCCAATGAGCGGCAACAATGTCAGCCATGCTAAAAACCGGACCAAGCGCCGCTTTTTGCCAAACCTGCAGGACATCACCCTGCAATCCGAAGTTTTGGGCCGTTCGTTCAAGCTGCGCATTTCCAATGCCGCGCTGCGGACTGTTGATCACCGCGGTGGTCTGGATGCGTTCATGGCCAAAGCCAAAGACGCGGAACTGTCTGATACAGCTCTGAAAATCAAAAAAGAAATCTCCAAAGCCCAAGCCGCAGCCGCTTAA
- a CDS encoding copper chaperone PCu(A)C, which translates to MSLKSTLIAALSATVLAVPAFAEGVEVHDQYARSSGMSAVAGAAFMTIHNHGDHDDRLIDAHADVSARVELHTHIDSGDGVMLMRHVPDGFELPAGGEIVMERGGKHVMFMGLNDPMEQDETFELTLVFEHAGEVVIEVPVDLERDAMGSMDHGDMDHGEMDHGDMDKEDEGHDDH; encoded by the coding sequence ATGTCGCTCAAATCTACACTTATCGCTGCCCTTTCTGCCACCGTTTTGGCCGTTCCTGCCTTTGCCGAAGGCGTCGAAGTCCACGATCAATATGCCCGTTCGTCTGGCATGTCCGCCGTGGCTGGCGCTGCGTTTATGACCATTCACAATCACGGTGATCACGACGATCGCCTGATCGATGCACATGCGGATGTTTCTGCGCGCGTCGAGCTGCACACACATATCGATTCGGGTGACGGTGTTATGCTGATGCGCCATGTGCCCGACGGTTTTGAACTGCCAGCAGGGGGTGAAATTGTCATGGAACGGGGCGGAAAACACGTGATGTTCATGGGGTTAAACGACCCGATGGAACAGGATGAAACCTTTGAACTGACCTTGGTTTTTGAACATGCCGGTGAGGTGGTGATCGAAGTCCCTGTTGATCTGGAGCGGGACGCCATGGGCAGCATGGATCACGGCGATATGGACCATGGAGAGATGGACCATGGGGACATGGATAAAGAAGACGAAGGTCACGACGACCACTAA
- a CDS encoding NAD-dependent deacylase, which translates to MKKIVILTGAGISAESGLGTFRDEGGLWAQHRIEDVATPEGYARNPQLVVDFYNMRRAEAATAQPNAAHQAIAKLQADPRFDVMLVTQNVDGLHEAGGSDPVIHMHGALNSALCAACDHRWAAPLEMHVGQACPSCNQPAARPDIVWFGEMPYFMDEIYDALAAADHFVAIGTSGEVYPAAGFVQIANQSGAQTLELNLEPSSGVSAFDDARFGPATQEVPAWVDALLAT; encoded by the coding sequence GTGAAAAAGATCGTTATTTTAACCGGGGCTGGCATTTCTGCCGAAAGCGGGCTGGGCACGTTTCGTGACGAAGGCGGACTATGGGCGCAACACCGCATCGAAGACGTCGCCACCCCGGAAGGCTATGCCCGCAATCCGCAATTGGTGGTGGATTTCTACAATATGCGCCGCGCCGAGGCCGCGACAGCTCAGCCAAACGCCGCCCATCAGGCGATTGCCAAACTGCAGGCGGATCCGCGGTTTGACGTGATGCTGGTCACGCAGAATGTGGATGGCCTGCACGAGGCAGGCGGCAGTGACCCGGTGATCCACATGCACGGCGCGCTCAATTCCGCGCTATGTGCGGCCTGTGACCATCGCTGGGCCGCGCCGTTGGAAATGCATGTGGGACAGGCCTGTCCGTCCTGCAATCAACCGGCTGCGCGACCTGACATCGTATGGTTCGGGGAAATGCCCTATTTTATGGACGAAATCTATGATGCGCTGGCCGCGGCAGATCATTTTGTGGCGATTGGCACCAGCGGCGAAGTCTACCCAGCCGCCGGTTTTGTGCAGATCGCCAATCAATCCGGGGCGCAGACGTTAGAGCTGAACCTAGAGCCGTCCAGCGGTGTATCTGCCTTTGACGACGCTCGGTTTGGACCCGCCACCCAAGAGGTTCCCGCTTGGGTGGACGCGCTTCTGGCAACTTAG
- a CDS encoding site-2 protease family protein translates to MMENVIFRFRGMFGIPVEIGQSIFGFVLIMFLLGASSGDPFQIVLFLVVILGSIYLHEVGHAWGYRVQGLAVDRILLYGGGGLCFGAASAKPRQMELIVAMGPIVNLVLWAVAGIAQWALFSFAMSGGVSSQFMAEVVTFSFKVLAMIKVVNIWLFAFNMMPVQPLDGGRLFHLAMVRILPPDAALRITGKVGLVFCFLWIPAMIALFVFAGWILFFFPSFKMHMAMSRGERSY, encoded by the coding sequence ATGATGGAAAACGTGATCTTCCGGTTCCGGGGTATGTTTGGCATCCCTGTTGAAATCGGGCAATCCATCTTTGGGTTTGTGCTGATAATGTTTTTGCTGGGCGCCAGTTCTGGTGACCCTTTTCAGATCGTTCTGTTTTTGGTTGTGATCCTTGGATCAATCTACCTGCACGAGGTCGGCCATGCCTGGGGATATCGCGTTCAGGGTTTGGCCGTGGATCGGATCCTGCTTTATGGCGGTGGTGGGCTGTGTTTTGGGGCCGCCAGCGCCAAACCCCGCCAGATGGAGCTGATCGTGGCCATGGGGCCCATCGTTAATCTGGTCCTGTGGGCCGTGGCCGGGATTGCCCAATGGGCGCTGTTTAGTTTCGCCATGAGCGGCGGGGTATCGTCGCAATTCATGGCCGAGGTTGTGACGTTTAGCTTCAAGGTGCTGGCGATGATCAAAGTCGTCAATATCTGGCTGTTTGCGTTTAATATGATGCCGGTTCAGCCCCTTGATGGCGGGCGGCTGTTTCATCTGGCGATGGTGCGGATATTGCCCCCCGATGCGGCGTTGCGCATCACGGGCAAGGTCGGGCTGGTGTTTTGTTTCCTGTGGATTCCGGCGATGATTGCCTTGTTTGTGTTCGCGGGCTGGATCCTGTTCTTTTTCCCGTCGTTCAAAATGCATATGGCCATGTCGCGCGGCGAACGGAGCTATTGA
- a CDS encoding low molecular weight protein-tyrosine-phosphatase gives MRVLFVCLGNICRSPSAEGVTRAMAQTVGLTLDSAGTAGWHVGNPPYAPMQEAALKRGYDLSPLRARQFTAADFDSFDLIIAMDATNLSDINGLRPIGNDTPVRVFTDYAPETGADHVPDPYYTRDFDGCLDLIETCATALIRDLA, from the coding sequence ATGCGGGTTCTGTTTGTCTGTCTGGGCAATATTTGCCGATCCCCCTCCGCCGAAGGCGTGACTCGCGCCATGGCGCAAACCGTTGGTCTGACGCTGGACAGCGCCGGCACTGCGGGCTGGCATGTGGGCAATCCACCCTATGCTCCGATGCAAGAGGCGGCCCTCAAACGGGGGTATGACCTGTCACCGCTGCGGGCGCGGCAATTCACGGCTGCGGATTTTGACAGCTTTGATTTGATCATCGCGATGGACGCGACCAACTTGTCTGACATCAACGGGTTGCGCCCGATCGGCAATGACACGCCCGTGCGCGTATTTACCGATTACGCGCCCGAAACCGGGGCCGACCATGTGCCGGACCCGTATTACACGCGCGACTTTGATGGATGTCTGGACCTGATTGAAACCTGCGCCACTGCGCTGATCCGCGATTTGGCTTAG
- a CDS encoding arginine transporter yields the protein MRICIALIAALTLTACGSGGRVSGPSGPISQACLAANRDAANRQLCSCVQQAANQTLSSSEQARAATFFETPDLAQAARTADGRSAERFWQRYRNFSDTARGMCS from the coding sequence ATGCGTATATGTATTGCCCTAATTGCCGCCCTTACTTTGACTGCATGTGGCAGTGGGGGGCGCGTTTCTGGGCCTTCTGGTCCGATTTCTCAGGCGTGTTTGGCGGCCAACCGCGATGCGGCTAATCGTCAGCTGTGTTCCTGTGTGCAACAGGCGGCCAATCAGACGCTGTCATCTTCCGAACAGGCCCGTGCGGCGACGTTTTTTGAAACACCGGATTTGGCACAGGCAGCGCGCACAGCAGATGGGCGTTCGGCAGAACGGTTCTGGCAGCGGTATCGCAATTTTAGCGACACAGCCCGCGGGATGTGCAGCTAA
- the ppk2 gene encoding polyphosphate kinase 2 — translation MDFGQDEQGRDWLEMELADTLDEDYEIELEDAILSMKIREIYRDHHGPTIPRPDYFRNLLRLQAELIRLQDWVVHTGEKVVILFEGRDSAGKGGVIKRINQRLNPRVVRTVALPAPSDREKTQWYFQRYVPHLPAAGEIVLFDRSWYNRAGVERVMGFATEKQVEEFFNDVPEFERMLVRSGIKVVKYWFSVSDEEQQMRFLMRIHDPLKQWKLSPMDLQSRVRWEDYTLAKEEMMARTNIPEAPWYIVPGNDKKRARLNCIDHLLTMFPYGDVPHEDIDLPERVYNSDYERSKMPRELYVPQKY, via the coding sequence ATGGATTTCGGACAGGATGAACAAGGGCGCGATTGGCTGGAAATGGAGCTGGCGGATACGCTGGACGAAGACTACGAAATCGAGCTTGAAGACGCGATCCTGTCGATGAAAATCCGCGAAATTTACCGCGACCACCACGGCCCCACGATTCCGCGCCCCGATTATTTCCGCAATCTGCTGCGTTTGCAGGCCGAATTGATCCGGCTTCAGGATTGGGTTGTGCATACGGGCGAAAAGGTTGTGATCCTGTTTGAGGGGCGCGATTCTGCGGGCAAAGGCGGGGTGATCAAACGGATCAATCAGCGCCTGAACCCACGGGTTGTGCGCACCGTGGCCCTGCCAGCGCCGTCGGATCGGGAAAAAACCCAATGGTATTTTCAACGCTACGTGCCGCATTTGCCCGCCGCCGGTGAAATCGTGCTGTTTGACCGCAGTTGGTATAATCGCGCCGGGGTCGAACGGGTCATGGGCTTTGCCACCGAAAAACAAGTCGAAGAGTTTTTCAACGATGTTCCCGAATTTGAACGCATGTTGGTACGCTCTGGGATCAAGGTTGTGAAATACTGGTTTTCAGTGTCCGACGAAGAACAGCAAATGCGGTTCCTGATGCGCATTCACGATCCACTAAAACAGTGGAAATTGTCACCGATGGATTTGCAAAGCCGTGTGCGCTGGGAAGATTACACCCTGGCCAAAGAAGAGATGATGGCCCGCACCAACATCCCCGAAGCCCCGTGGTACATCGTGCCCGGCAATGACAAAAAACGCGCCCGGCTGAATTGCATCGATCATCTGCTGACGATGTTCCCTTATGGCGACGTCCCCCACGAAGACATCGACCTGCCCGAACGGGTGTATAATTCGGATTATGAACGCTCCAAAATGCCCCGTGAGCTATACGTGCCGCAGAAATATTAG
- a CDS encoding acyltransferase family protein, with amino-acid sequence MASLQVLRAIAALLVVGFHLQAAMVSEGHPNSIWRVFQFGEAGVDLFFVLSGFIIYFASQRQAGGDAWTFIKGRFLRVYPVFWAVLFAYVIVYFVGAKVLGDVSLSPDWMSVLRSALLIPYPGHVPIVAWTLSLEILFYGIFALTFFRGGTKMLLAGMSIWSICALSYTYGLSFRTPWLAFVLNSVVLEFFYGVILGVVFVHFGTRFWRIALGVGLFLLTLNMTGIGHNWPVGREVTTGLPAMLIVYGLLGVKRRFPQWVLLLGDGSYVLYLVHLLVFLVVGKTYEIVTGTSPYLNIWSVALLAVAAIVLSCAAHVLGERPYQKWYKSRLIRRRDI; translated from the coding sequence ATGGCGTCGCTACAGGTTCTTCGTGCAATCGCAGCTCTATTGGTCGTCGGGTTTCACCTTCAGGCTGCGATGGTGTCTGAAGGGCACCCAAACAGTATCTGGCGGGTTTTCCAATTTGGCGAAGCCGGTGTCGACCTGTTTTTTGTACTCAGCGGTTTCATCATTTATTTTGCGTCACAACGTCAGGCGGGCGGGGATGCCTGGACATTCATAAAGGGCCGTTTCCTAAGGGTTTATCCCGTTTTTTGGGCCGTGTTGTTCGCGTATGTCATCGTCTATTTTGTTGGGGCAAAAGTGTTGGGGGATGTTTCGCTATCGCCTGACTGGATGTCGGTTCTGCGATCCGCGTTGTTGATCCCTTATCCCGGTCACGTCCCGATTGTTGCATGGACGTTGTCACTTGAAATTCTGTTTTACGGCATTTTTGCGCTAACGTTTTTTCGCGGCGGAACCAAGATGCTGTTGGCCGGGATGAGTATTTGGTCAATCTGCGCGCTCAGCTACACATACGGCCTGTCATTTCGCACACCATGGTTGGCATTTGTGTTAAATTCGGTGGTGCTCGAATTTTTCTATGGCGTGATCTTAGGGGTCGTCTTTGTCCATTTTGGAACACGCTTTTGGCGCATCGCCCTTGGGGTCGGGCTGTTTTTGCTGACCCTCAACATGACCGGAATAGGACATAACTGGCCCGTCGGTCGAGAGGTAACAACCGGCCTGCCGGCGATGTTGATCGTTTACGGTTTGCTCGGGGTTAAAAGACGTTTTCCGCAATGGGTGCTGTTGCTCGGGGATGGGTCATATGTCTTGTATTTGGTGCACTTACTGGTGTTTTTGGTCGTTGGAAAAACCTATGAAATCGTGACCGGCACCTCGCCATATCTGAATATATGGTCGGTGGCTCTGTTGGCAGTTGCGGCGATTGTGCTGTCTTGTGCGGCCCATGTACTGGGCGAGCGTCCCTATCAGAAATGGTATAAATCCCGGCTGATAAGGCGGCGGGACATATAA
- the lepA gene encoding translation elongation factor 4 has protein sequence MTDLAHIRNFSIVAHIDHGKSTLADRLIQETNTVADRDMKEQMLDSMDIERERGITIKANTVRIEYVANNGETYILNLIDTPGHVDFAYEVSRSMRAVEGSLLVVDSTQGVEAQTLANVYQAIDADHEIVPVLNKIDLPASECDRVAEQIEDVIGIDATDAIRVSAKTGVGIKDTLEAVVHKLPAPVGDRDAPLKAMLVDSWYDAYLGVIVLVRIIDGTLKKGQRVKFMSNGTLHSVDRVGVFRPEMDMVDVLGPGEIGFLTASIKQVRDTRVGDTITNDRNGTEVALDGFKPAQPVVFCGLFPVDSAEFEDLRDAIEKLALNDASFSFEMETSAALGFGFRCGFLGLLHLEVIRDRVEREYNIELITTAPSVVYHVYAKDGSMEELHNPADMPDMTLVDHLEEPRIKATILVPDEYLGDVLKLCQDRRGIQMDLTYAGSRAMAVYDLPLNEVVFDFYDRLKSVTKGYASFDYQMTGYRQDNLVKMSVLVNDEPVDALSMMVHRDRAEQRGRAMCEKLKDLIPRHMFKIPIQAAIGGKVIARETLSALRKDVTAKCYGGDASRKRKLLDKQKAGKKKMRQFGKVDIPQEAFISALKMDS, from the coding sequence ATGACAGACCTCGCTCATATCCGCAATTTTTCGATCGTGGCCCATATTGACCACGGGAAATCCACCCTTGCTGATCGCTTGATTCAGGAAACCAACACGGTTGCCGATCGCGACATGAAGGAACAGATGCTCGACAGCATGGATATCGAGCGCGAGCGCGGGATTACCATCAAAGCCAACACCGTTCGGATCGAATATGTCGCCAATAATGGCGAAACCTATATTCTGAACCTGATCGACACGCCCGGCCACGTGGATTTCGCCTACGAAGTGTCCCGGTCCATGCGCGCGGTTGAGGGGTCGCTGCTGGTTGTGGACAGCACCCAGGGCGTCGAAGCGCAAACCTTGGCCAATGTGTATCAGGCGATTGATGCGGATCATGAAATCGTCCCGGTACTGAACAAAATCGATTTGCCCGCGTCTGAATGCGACCGTGTGGCCGAACAGATCGAAGACGTCATCGGCATCGACGCGACAGATGCCATTCGGGTCAGCGCTAAAACCGGTGTCGGGATCAAAGACACCCTCGAAGCGGTTGTGCATAAATTGCCCGCGCCCGTCGGGGACCGCGATGCGCCGCTCAAGGCGATGCTGGTGGACAGTTGGTATGACGCCTATCTGGGTGTGATCGTGCTGGTGCGGATCATTGACGGCACCCTGAAAAAGGGTCAGCGGGTCAAATTCATGTCCAATGGCACCCTGCATAGCGTGGACCGCGTTGGGGTGTTTCGCCCGGAAATGGATATGGTTGATGTGCTGGGCCCCGGCGAAATCGGGTTCCTGACCGCGTCGATCAAACAGGTGCGTGACACCCGCGTTGGCGACACAATCACCAATGATCGCAACGGCACAGAAGTGGCGCTGGACGGGTTCAAACCCGCGCAACCGGTGGTGTTCTGTGGCCTGTTCCCCGTGGACAGCGCCGAATTCGAAGACCTGCGCGACGCCATCGAAAAACTGGCGCTGAATGACGCGTCGTTTAGCTTTGAAATGGAAACATCTGCGGCGCTGGGCTTTGGCTTTCGCTGCGGGTTCCTGGGCCTGCTGCACCTAGAGGTGATCCGCGACCGCGTGGAACGCGAATACAACATCGAACTGATCACGACCGCCCCGTCCGTGGTCTATCACGTCTATGCCAAAGACGGCAGCATGGAAGAATTGCACAACCCCGCCGACATGCCCGACATGACGCTGGTTGACCATTTGGAAGAGCCGCGGATCAAGGCGACCATTCTGGTGCCGGACGAATATCTGGGCGACGTTCTGAAACTGTGCCAAGACCGCCGCGGTATTCAGATGGACCTGACCTATGCCGGGTCGCGCGCCATGGCCGTCTATGATCTGCCGCTGAACGAAGTGGTGTTTGATTTTTACGATCGCCTGAAATCCGTGACCAAGGGCTATGCGTCCTTTGACTACCAAATGACCGGCTATCGTCAGGATAATCTGGTGAAAATGTCCGTGCTGGTGAATGACGAACCGGTGGATGCGCTGTCGATGATGGTGCACCGGGATCGCGCCGAACAGCGGGGCCGGGCCATGTGCGAAAAGCTCAAGGATCTGATCCCGCGCCACATGTTCAAAATCCCGATCCAAGCAGCCATCGGCGGCAAAGTCATCGCCCGCGAAACCCTGTCAGCCCTGCGCAAAGACGTAACCGCCAAATGTTACGGCGGCGACGCATCGCGCAAACGCAAACTGCTGGACAAACAAAAAGCCGGTAAGAAAAAGATGCGCCAATTCGGTAAGGTGGATATCCCGCAAGAAGCGTTTATTTCAGCCCTAAAAATGGACAGCTAG
- a CDS encoding DUF2971 domain-containing protein, with product MVDDVRKPPSKLFRYRSNETEYFWDDLDKAIFERRFFMTPATIQNDPFESSPSIVEVDPVRLQEILIDIHGSSPIIPKKIIEERIGREISGRVYRSEFKHFSAHNFELVEEYSRQATKSYRSLAKRVQIACLSEAHDSILMWGLYSNSHKGICICFDVAMQEHVIGEGLVSAVEYCSNRPSLSVEELLSDKVGPDDAKIMQQGERLFLQKSADWAHEKEWRLFGASKDEAKGEYLKSSSLVPSGLIFGCRAEQQQVDEAFERYGDLIPLYKCELSSNSFELRFRELDAR from the coding sequence TTGGTAGATGATGTCAGGAAACCACCGTCGAAATTGTTTAGATATCGCTCAAATGAAACCGAATACTTTTGGGATGACCTAGATAAAGCTATTTTCGAAAGACGGTTTTTTATGACACCCGCTACGATCCAAAATGATCCGTTTGAAAGTAGCCCCAGTATTGTCGAAGTTGATCCAGTTCGGCTTCAAGAAATTTTGATCGATATTCACGGCTCAAGCCCAATAATTCCAAAAAAAATCATAGAAGAGAGAATTGGGCGAGAGATTTCAGGGCGAGTGTATCGCTCTGAATTCAAGCATTTCTCTGCACATAACTTTGAGTTAGTTGAAGAGTATTCAAGACAAGCTACAAAATCTTACAGATCCTTGGCAAAGCGAGTTCAAATTGCTTGTCTTTCAGAGGCGCATGATTCAATCTTAATGTGGGGGCTATACAGCAATAGCCACAAGGGAATATGCATTTGCTTTGATGTCGCTATGCAGGAACATGTCATAGGGGAAGGGTTGGTTTCGGCAGTTGAATACTGTTCCAATAGACCAAGCCTTTCAGTGGAGGAGTTGTTATCCGATAAAGTAGGTCCTGACGATGCGAAAATCATGCAGCAAGGGGAAAGGCTATTTCTTCAGAAATCTGCGGATTGGGCTCATGAAAAGGAGTGGAGATTGTTCGGTGCTAGCAAAGATGAGGCAAAAGGGGAGTATCTAAAGTCTAGTTCTTTGGTGCCTTCAGGATTGATTTTTGGCTGTCGTGCCGAACAACAACAGGTAGATGAAGCATTCGAAAGGTATGGTGATCTAATTCCTTTGTATAAATGTGAACTATCTTCAAACTCGTTTGAGTTGCGTTTCCGCGAATTAGACGCTCGTTAA
- a CDS encoding PhnA domain-containing protein, protein MTCPLCSADAPLSAYDVPGGAASASVPICATCVDQIDGEPDPNHWRGLASAMWSETPAIQVIAARMLNRLSDQPWAQDLADQMYLDDDTQAWADNVAAQSQHKDSNGVTLNAGDNVVLIKDLPVKGAGFTAKRGTAVRGISLVADNPNHIEGRVEGQRIVILTQFVKKK, encoded by the coding sequence ATGACATGCCCGCTTTGCTCTGCTGATGCCCCTTTGTCGGCCTATGACGTGCCGGGGGGTGCTGCGTCGGCATCCGTGCCGATTTGTGCCACGTGTGTGGATCAGATCGACGGGGAACCAGACCCAAATCATTGGCGGGGGCTGGCCTCTGCGATGTGGTCCGAAACTCCGGCCATTCAGGTGATTGCTGCACGGATGCTGAATCGTCTGAGCGATCAGCCTTGGGCGCAGGATTTGGCCGATCAGATGTATCTGGACGACGACACCCAAGCTTGGGCCGATAATGTCGCCGCCCAAAGTCAGCACAAAGACAGCAATGGCGTGACGTTGAATGCGGGCGACAACGTGGTGCTGATCAAGGATCTGCCGGTCAAAGGTGCGGGGTTCACCGCCAAACGGGGGACGGCCGTGCGAGGGATTTCGCTGGTTGCGGACAACCCAAACCACATTGAGGGCCGCGTCGAAGGGCAGCGCATCGTGATCCTGACTCAGTTCGTCAAAAAGAAATAG
- a CDS encoding CTP synthetase, with translation MLRLASTLYSIIGSSLAGALIVVALVTGYDTVQPILIAALIGFTLGIPVSWGVAKALMG, from the coding sequence ATGCTTCGTTTGGCATCCACACTTTATTCCATCATCGGCTCTTCGCTGGCCGGGGCCCTGATCGTCGTGGCCTTGGTCACGGGATACGATACCGTGCAACCGATCCTGATCGCGGCGTTGATCGGTTTCACGCTGGGAATCCCCGTGTCTTGGGGCGTGGCCAAAGCATTGATGGGCTGA
- a CDS encoding alpha/beta fold hydrolase gives MLNAIHHGEGHPENLLICHGLYGSARNWGVIAKRLSDIRNVTCVDMRNHGNSPWFDSHSYPDMAQDLTDFADGDVLGHSMGGKAAMTLALTHPDRVRRLIVADIAPVSYTHSQLENIHAMRAVDLSKVAKRSDAKALLDVDPDIKDFLLQSLDVAGKKWRLNMDVLEREMPKVLSFPDIEGQFDGPTLFLSGAESDYVKPEHRDRIKSMFPKARFAKIPGAGHWLHAQKPREFEATARAFLTA, from the coding sequence ATGTTGAATGCGATACATCATGGCGAAGGCCATCCCGAAAACCTGCTGATTTGCCACGGACTTTATGGGTCGGCCCGCAATTGGGGGGTGATTGCCAAACGTCTATCCGACATCCGCAATGTCACCTGCGTGGACATGCGCAATCACGGCAACAGCCCGTGGTTTGACAGCCATTCCTATCCGGACATGGCGCAGGATTTGACCGATTTTGCTGATGGGGATGTGCTTGGGCATTCCATGGGCGGCAAGGCGGCGATGACCCTGGCGCTCACCCATCCGGATCGGGTGCGCCGGTTGATTGTCGCGGATATCGCACCGGTCAGCTACACCCATTCGCAACTGGAAAACATCCACGCGATGCGGGCGGTTGATCTGTCCAAAGTGGCCAAACGTTCCGACGCCAAAGCGTTGCTGGACGTTGATCCAGACATTAAGGACTTTTTACTACAAAGCCTTGATGTTGCGGGTAAAAAATGGCGTCTAAACATGGACGTTTTGGAACGCGAAATGCCCAAAGTCCTGTCTTTTCCGGACATAGAAGGCCAGTTTGATGGCCCGACATTGTTCCTGTCCGGGGCAGAATCCGACTATGTCAAACCCGAACATCGCGACCGGATCAAATCCATGTTCCCCAAGGCGCGGTTCGCCAAAATTCCCGGTGCAGGCCATTGGCTTCATGCCCAAAAGCCCCGCGAATTCGAAGCCACCGCCCGCGCCTTTTTGACCGCCTGA
- the glyA gene encoding serine hydroxymethyltransferase translates to MTNDIRDAGFFTEALATRDPELFGSITGELGRQRDEIELIASENIVSAAVMEAQGSVMTNKYAEGYPGRRYYGGCDYVDVAENLAIARAKELFGCDFANVQPNSGSQANQGVFQALIQPGDTILGMSLDAGGHLTHGARPNQSGKWFNAVQYGVRQQDNTLDYDQVEELAKEHKPKMIIAGGSAIPRQIDFKRMREIADMVGAYLHVDMAHFAGLVAAGEHPNPFPYAHVATTTTHKTLRGPRGGMILTNDEAIAKKINSAIFPGIQGGPLMHVIAAKAVAFGEALRPEFKTYAKQVITNAQALSDQLIKGGLDTVTHGTDTHVVLVDLRPKGVKGNATEKALGRAHITCNKNGVPFDPEKPTITSGIRLGSPAGTTRGFGDAEFRQIADWIIEVVDGLAANGEDGNAEVESKVKAEVAAMCAKFPLYPNL, encoded by the coding sequence ATGACCAACGACATCCGTGACGCCGGTTTCTTTACCGAAGCCCTTGCCACCCGCGACCCCGAATTGTTCGGCTCAATCACCGGAGAGCTGGGCCGTCAACGCGACGAAATCGAACTGATCGCGTCTGAAAACATCGTGTCTGCCGCCGTCATGGAAGCGCAGGGCTCGGTCATGACCAACAAATACGCCGAAGGCTATCCCGGACGTCGGTATTATGGCGGCTGCGATTATGTCGACGTTGCTGAAAATCTGGCCATTGCCCGCGCCAAAGAATTGTTTGGCTGTGACTTTGCCAACGTTCAGCCCAATTCCGGCAGCCAAGCCAACCAAGGTGTGTTTCAGGCGCTGATCCAGCCGGGTGACACCATTCTGGGCATGAGCCTGGATGCAGGGGGGCACCTGACCCACGGCGCGCGTCCGAACCAATCCGGGAAATGGTTCAACGCGGTTCAGTATGGCGTGCGTCAGCAGGACAACACGCTGGATTATGATCAGGTCGAAGAACTGGCCAAGGAACATAAGCCCAAGATGATCATCGCTGGTGGCTCTGCCATTCCGCGCCAGATCGATTTCAAACGTATGCGTGAAATCGCCGACATGGTTGGGGCCTATCTGCACGTGGACATGGCGCATTTCGCTGGTCTGGTGGCCGCAGGTGAACATCCCAATCCGTTCCCTTATGCACATGTTGCGACAACCACGACCCACAAAACCCTGCGCGGTCCACGGGGCGGGATGATCCTGACCAATGACGAAGCCATCGCCAAAAAGATCAACTCTGCGATCTTCCCCGGCATTCAGGGCGGCCCGTTGATGCATGTGATCGCGGCCAAGGCTGTGGCCTTTGGCGAAGCGCTGCGCCCAGAGTTCAAAACCTATGCCAAACAGGTCATCACCAATGCCCAGGCCCTGTCTGATCAGCTGATCAAAGGTGGTCTGGACACGGTCACACATGGCACCGACACCCATGTTGTGCTGGTTGACCTGCGCCCCAAAGGCGTCAAAGGCAACGCCACCGAAAAGGCGCTGGGGCGCGCGCATATCACCTGTAACAAAAACGGCGTGCCATTTGATCCAGAAAAACCAACCATCACATCCGGTATCCGGCTGGGATCGCCTGCGGGCACAACCCGTGGCTTTGGCGACGCTGAATTCCGCCAGATCGCAGATTGGATCATCGAAGTTGTGGACGGTCTGGCCGCCAATGGCGAAGACGGCAATGCGGAAGTAGAAAGCAAGGTCAAAGCCGAAGTCGCCGCCATGTGCGCAAAGTTCCCGCTTTACCCAAATTTGTAA